Within Ipomoea triloba cultivar NCNSP0323 chromosome 9, ASM357664v1, the genomic segment aatttggacgaattaAACCCTTAACTATCAGAATTGTTCCACCATTAGTCTTTCCGTTAAGTAAGTGTTAGATAGACGTTAAGTGAAGGGCTAAAAGAGTCCTTTCATCTGTTGAGCTTCTTCTTCCCATGGCGAGGGGAAAAAGGCTCTCCTACTCTTTCTCTCTGGTGCATGGTTGCAAGATGCAGTTCTACAACCAACAATTTAGAGCTTCCACATGATGTCCAGCTGTTGATCCAATCAGCAAAGCTCAATCCAAAACACTCCACTTCATCCAATAGCTGTGCCACGATCTGTTTTTTATCTTCTCCCCGGGGATTATTTCTACCCAATGCTGCCTTGCCATGGAATGTTAACGAGATCGTTATATATTAAGTGTGATGACATTCGAGCATCGCTCTCCACATTCTGATAAACGGCTATCAATAAGCTCCAAAAGTTGAGGCAACAACTCTTCATCCCTCATTTTTTCAATCCACTTTGATATTGAGTCTACTACATAGAGTGCAACCCTGATTCGGGAATGTAGATCCTTCACCACTGCTCGGGTTTTGTCAATTACATGGGAACTAAGATCTTTGGCTGATTGGCGTCTAAGTTGGACGTGCTTAAAATCATATTCCATGAGCTCCTAATTAACTCAAATGCCTTCACTTCATCATAAAGTTTCCTCTCCCATGCATATAATCTGTCAAGGGTGGATGAGTGGCTCCCATAAATTATGCAAAAATCTTCAACAAAATCACTTCCACCGTCATTGTTGTCATCTTTTGTATTAAGATGGTTCCTTGATGAAGATGACCTTGAAGATGTTGTCACCCTTTGATTCAGACTGCTGCAGACCAGCTTTGCCCAACATATTTGCAGCAGAGCATTTTCCAAGTCCATGATAACTATTGCTTTTCGCCCCCTGGGGTGTAACTGGATGGGAATTATATCTACTTTCAATTTACTATATTTGGGACTTCTCTAGTATTCGAATTAGGTGTCATGAATTCTTCTTGAACCATATCCCCACCATTGATGTCTATTTTGCCATTAATTTCCATATCATCAAAGTTCATACACCCATCATTATCCATTGCAAATCTAAAGCTCTCTGAATTACCAGCATGATCGAAGAAATCCCAGTGAAGAAGCGACAGAAACCTAAgtaagatgaggaagaagagaaaCTATAGACTTTTGTGGTTTTTATTGCGTGTCATGTATACATATCAAGATCATGAAGAAGAAAACCAGTAGGAAATGACTCTTTTAGCCCTTCACTTAACGTCTATCTAACACTTACTTAACGGAAGGACTAATGGTGGAACAATTCTGATAGTCGAGTTtaattcgtccaaattaaaagacgatgacCAAATTTAGAAAATCGCAATAGTCAGAAgactattgctggaattaactcttgaaATAAATCCTACTATAACTATTGAAtatgaattcaaattttcaattctcATTTctctgatttaaaaaaaaataaaaaattgaaagtaaatatatttcatttttattattttaaaaaattaaaataaaaattaatgagcCCCTTGGATTCCTTTGATTTTGTGGTTGTGGGGCTTTTCCCATGCCATGTGATTGGAGATGAGAATGAACTCACAACAAAACCATCAACTATTCAACTTCCACAACTCAACCCACCCTCTCTCACCTACTCCCACAACCTTATTACCACTTTCCTCGTGTACCTTTCCTAGGCCTGCGATATACTAGTATAATTTTGTCAAACCAATTGTTTTAATCAATCAAATACCACGTACATTATCTAAAAATAGCATTACTAGTGTTAGTCTATTAATTCATTTGACAAAATGGCATGGTGGCATTAAATTAATGTACTTTGACAAAGACTAGTAAATGTCCGGTATGTGGCTTGATTAGTGTACCTAGTTTGTATTTTATGTGCTCGCACGAAAAATGGTGACATTGTCAACGCACGAAAAATGGCGACATTGTCAACGTAACCACGAGGACAAAGATTTGCTCACACTAGTTATATACTAATACACAAGGTTAAACGATAACCATTGAATATTTGTTGACATAATTAATTGACGAGTAATACGTTctattatatagttttttttgttgttgcaaATAGACCGTgaaaaattttgtgtttttatggTCCATTTAAGCAttgtaattgaaattttttagagtttttgtgaattttcatatttagttggtatggtttttatttatttattttttaatttttggagTTTCAATTCTTATGGGGtgttatttccaaaaaaaaaaaaaatcttatggggtgtttggttggcatGAATTGGAATTCAATGCCAATGTAATTTAATGAAAGGACAAATTACCCACATTGTTTGGTtgtatagaattgaaattctctcaattcattgaattgctccctatatgaattgcaattcaaccctacaaaggaaatgaaaaatgagtaaaaataacatattttccattattattactGTTGTTGTTCCGTTCATTTAGAGTTATGTCTCTACTTCTATTTATTTGAATCTCCATCATTCAATGAAAACAGTTATATACTGAGTAGTATATTGTAACCCTATTTGGCTATTTGCCTAtttctattaaaatattaataaatctTCCACTACATATATCattgattatttatatattattcacaccatatttaagtttttatacaaattatttttgatttctttaatttcccACAAAGGCACCAACCaaagaatgaaattaaatataaataccttGTTTGGTAAAAGACTTTTTGGCATAGCTTataactcctttttttttttttactaataattaaaacaaatgtttagtaaataactttttaaaactagCTTAATGAACCAAAAAAATTACTTAGAGCATCAtttgactttgttttttttaatagagaaATTATCAAATTACTTTAATACCCTCACTTTTCTTCTTAAATTGTAGGATATATCccacaaatgtcatatttaacattgatttccattttattttaacttatgaTAATATAGCATGATGCACGTGATAAATTTTAAGTCACAAATGGAATCTTATCTCTGCCTCacacccacttttttttttttcccctgaAAGCATGCACCTCTTTTGTTGAACGGAACACTTAATATCACCTATTTACATCCCCTTACACTGTTACACCCCAAGAATGAAAGGTCCCCCCACTCCCCCTTTCCTCATAATTCACCCCCTGCTCAAAAGCATAGATTGATCGCTACGTTACATTTTAATATCCTATACTTGCCCATAAAATAGAAATTTCCTCCCCTCAAGCCCCACACCACCCCCTGTCATAATAGTGATGGAAGAATTAGTGTCTAGTGTTCATAATGAGCCAACCATATTAAGCGTACTTTTGTCcataaaagttaaaatttcttCCTTATCCTAGACCATGCATGATAGTGAGGATAAATCTTAGACTCACGGTGACTTAAGAATTTATTGGGTGAGAAAATCAGCATTTGGTGCCAATAAAAATCTCgggtttaattatataattttttaatctacaATCTGTCACGAAAATCAAATAAGTTAGTCCATGCTGATATTTTTATATACTGACCCTAAGCCGGCCTGCATTTCCTCCAATCCGAACCAAAAAAAGAATGGCTTCTTCAGCAGCACCAAATCTCCACGCCAATTTTGGACTTCCAGTCTGCCTCTCAGGGATCACTcaccctctccctctccctctccctgaAGAGTACTTActatttcgatccatctctagTGTTCTTAGCTTGGTGCCACTTCAATTCAACCAACCTAGCTAACTCTAACAGAAGCTTTTGGTTTTGCAGGATGGCGGATCATGATCGCCGGAGAAAAGCCATGAAAACCTCGGCGGCGTTTGAATCAAAAGATACCAGCTGGAGGAGCAGTAGTGCCGCAGATGATCAAGAGAGGGGAAATCAAACAAGCCCCGGAGATGCGGATTTCGCTTCTGTCTTGCGTGATCTGGCTTCCATCTCTTTGGGTCATACAGCCAAGGCTGCGTAGTACTCTCTCCAGATCAGAATGTAGCTTTAATTTGTGTTAGTATAACCTGTGATTTCATTAGCAATTGTTAATGGACTTCTTCTCGATTTCTCTCTGCCTCTATATTTGTGCTAGCTAGATCTGGTTTCTTCAATTCATTCTAACTCTGGGTTTGTGGGTTACTCGggtgaaaaagtaaattaaacctagaaaaaaaaagaaagaaaaaaggacaCATTCTGCACAAAAACTGGGTTACTGTTAAATTTGCATTATTGAATTGGTTATTAGTGTTCAAATAAACATTATTGCAACTTTAATGCACAATAAACATTGAAATATTTAATAGAAGTCGACATCGATTTAGTCTCCGGGCCCCAAGGTATACACTATACAGTACGGGCAATCAAGCTTACACCCAATTGGCGAATAGACCCAGGCCAGAGCTTATGCCGTGTTCATCCTCTCCGGCCCGAGGGATACGCTCGGCGACAAAGTGCCAAGGCTTTGGATCCACCACTTTCAACTAGCCATGTGGTGTGTGGCCACATCAACCACAAAAACGGACAAAAACAGGATCCTCTTATTCTATTATCTAGTCAATGGAAATTAAGCCAAACACCTCGTCCTCAATGACATATAGTCATTCTCCCATGTAAAAAGTCATGAGATCGAGACTCAATGAAggtttgtgcttcaataggttgagaaagtatgtaatAGAGAGTCAGTAAGCACAATTCTCATACATAACAGTTATAAGATTTTCCACTCTTACATAGTGACGTATAAGAGTTGTTCATGTgccaaataatattattatccaAAACTTTAGCTATATCAATGAATAATGCTAATCAACCTAAATCTTGtattatttaacacattttatataGTTAAATTGGTATGTAAAGATGGATAATAATATATCTTACaagttacatatataattactctaccattttttttggtaaaaattaCTCTACCATTTTATGTAAAATGCATTTTGTTGCTAATATTGCCCATGCCACACAAATTGTCATATTGATAGTGATGCATGCCACGTTTAGCTACTTGGTTATGCAATTATGACCAATGAACTATCATTTTCAATTTATCATCACAACTTGTAAAGGAGAGAGCTAATAATCCATGAAAGAAAATTGAGACAAGTCACAACTTGTGATAGATTATTGGTGCAAAATTTATAATCCTTTCTATATATGactatcaatttatttatttatttttaatataaaaacaagTAATTAATCATAAAATAAAGGTATATAAAGGTATCTTTTAGCACTAATCAAACCCAGCATTGTAAGAATTTTACCTTTTTGTGGGAGTGGTTGCTTGTGGGCACCAAAAACTAATCATCCACTTAATTAGTCATTGAGTTAACATGATTTATCTATATACAATTTTGTCAATGCTGGAATGTGAGGGCCATTGAAGTGAGGGTGAACAAATTATTCAAACTCACCTAGCACATCATATTAAGTGATTGAATCTTGCAAATTAAATTCACAgtaatttattttactttactCAAAGTCCAAATAAATAATGCAACTGAAAGGTTggatattaaaattaaaattttataaatagtGTATCATAGTAAAGAGTTATGAGTCAAATTTTGTTCAAGTTAAATTATACAAGTGTGATTTAAACTGAATTTTATACCATAGTGAGGATACAtgttaaaaaatcaaatataaaagaaatgaatttacagttattttcaatttttacccCTCAAAATTGTACACCGTACATGAATGATGAATCATTATAAACGTGGAATAAAGAGTGGggtgttttgaattttgatacaTAAGGTCCaaagtgaaaaatgaaaaatgaaaaataaaaaataaaaaataaaaaataaatcccAATCTCAGCCTCGCCGGTTCTGAGTCTTATAGATACACAGGAAATTTACTTGGCGAACACCTTCCTTCCTTGTCCCATTAGATCTCAGCTTCGTTTCTCCACGCTCCACGGTTGTCTCAGCGACTCTGATATTGTTTTCTTCTGCCGGATTTCAGGATAACGAACCAGAGAGGTAATCACCTTTCATTTAATTTTCAGATCCATCAACGAATCAATTTTCAGTTTTCAATTCTGCGTTCCATTCAAACGTAATTTGATTTTGTTTATCTGATTTGATTTCTAGTGATTTCGTTTAATAAATACTGCACTCACTTGTATTTTCACCGATTTCACCGCTATCGCTGTTGATCTAGAGTTCGCACCATTAGAGGTTTACTGTTTCTCAGTCTGTCctatatgtttgtttttttttttttttttttttttttttttttttttttttttttacggagAACGAATCATTCGCTTATATGCGCATGGATGAGTTGTATGTGTGCGTTGATGAATGCTGATGATTGTGATATGATGGAGAGAAGTGAATGATCTGGAGATCACTGAGTGTAGTgtttctatatatttatttggttGATTCCGTATGGTATgtgattttatttgttttggttGATTTTCCAGTTCAAAACATGCCGGCTCAAAATGGTATTGACATGGAGGAGGGAACTCTGGAGATTGGCATGGGTAATTTCTTAATATACTACATGGATATGGAATGCACCAATCTTCTATTCTCATATGCTACTTGAAAATTGTAAACCTACTCCAGATCAAATCATTATTCGATTTACATGTGCATTCTTATAGTTACTGGTAGTGGTATCAGGCAAGCTACAAATGAGCCATTTATTATGACTCACAGGTGACCTGGTAATTTCTTCACATCTTTGGGGTGATTCTAGTGGTTTTAGAAGCTTCTGGCTTTCTCTAGTGCATAAGCAGTTTTATAGTATTAGCTAAAAAACTCAAGCAATGGGAGAATGTTTGCTGTAACTCATAATTGTTTAGTGTAATCATCCTTCACTATATCAGATTATTTGCCAGTGGATATTGAAAggaaatattcatattttattctgAACAGAAggttctattttctttttatatatttatttgtggtTTTGACTTACAATTCTGTGAACTATCTAGGATGTGAAAGTCCTCAAGTTCATTTAAAACGTTGTCATGGACTTACATTGATGCATTTTTGCAGAATATAGAACTGTTTCTGGAGTTGCAGGGCCATTGGTTATCCTTGACAAAGTCAAGGTGATTATATTACCTTTTATTATTCTCATTCTGATCTGTTTCCTTCGTGTACCTTCAAAATCCCTTTTCTTAATGTGATATGACTGAGATTTgtacaaataaatattttgtggCAGGGACCCAAGTACCAGGAGATTGTTAATATTCGTTTAGGTGATGGAACTACCCGAcgtggacaagttctggaagtcGATGGGGAGAAAGCTGTTGTTCAGGTTAATTGTTTCTCAACCTCTTTTGCTGGATAGTTGCccccctttttcttttttaaattatgtttctttcttttaaCCTTCAAACCATTTTAAGGTGTAtagcactaaattcacctaagtAATTGATCATTTGCttcatgttttatttttctaataagcAGGTTTTTGAGGGAACTTCTGGAATTGACAACAAATATACAACGGTGCAGTTTACTGGGGAGGTATTGTTTTTTCTCATTCTCATGTTATCTATTTATTCATATAGAAGCTCTACTCTTAAATATTCCAAGTGAAATGCCTCAGCTTgatgtttattattcatttcattggaaaaaaaaaagccatttCTTGATGATTTCTTTTTAGTACCTTTGATGATTTCTTTTTAGTACCTTTGATGATTTCTTTGTTACAGGTTTTAAAAACTCCAGTCTCCTTGGATATGCTTGGTCGCATTTTTAATGGTTCTGGGAAACCAATTGACAATGGTCCTCCTATTCTTCCCGAGGCTTACTTGGACATTTCtggtaaaattttatttccagAATATCCTTGTGTTATTTATGTAGATTCTTATCTGTTTTGCACTCATGTATATACTGGTTGACTTCAGGAAGTTCTATCAATCCTAGTGAGAGAACCTATCCTGAAGAAATGATTCAAACAGGAATTTCAACAATTGATGTCATGAATTCAATTGCTAGAGGGCAAAAAATTCCCCTCTTCTCTGCTGCTGGTCTTCCTCATAATGAAATTGCTGCACAGATCTGTCGCCAGGCTGGTTTGGTGAAGCGGCTGGAGAAATCTGAAAATCTTCTTGATGTAAGTAATTTTTTGTGaatatttacttgtttaagtcTTATGCATTATGGGAATTATCTATTTCCCATAATAACATGAGGTTGAATATTTTTGAGCTAGCTGTTTAAGCAATTCATATTGTATCAATGTCGCTGTGGATGAGTGGTTTATTACTtgctcatatatatatgatacgtTTGTAATTCAGTCATATTAGGATGATTCTTATTTTTTCTGCTTGCTCATGATGTCAACAGGGTGGTGAAGAGGACAATTTTGCCATTGTCTTTGCAGCTATGGGAGTGAACATGGAAACAGCTCAGTTTTTCAAACGTGATTTTGAAGAAAATGGATCTATGGAGAGAGTGACCCTTTTCCTGAACttggtaatttttcaaataatatcataccaatatttttatttgttcattttttgaaCAATATCATATTATAAAAAACTGGAAAAGCTATTGCAATGCAATGGCCACTGCTAGGTGCCAGACCATCTATCTCTGGAAGGCGGAAAACCCCTTTCCTAACAGTGTAATCAAGGCCAAGGCCAAAAATAAAACCCATGGCAAATGTCTAAGTAAAACCAAGATTATCCGTATTCAATACTTAATTATGTGGTCTTCAAGGTGGAACTATACATTCTGTCCATTTATGTGTGCTTCATACTTTCTTCATGCAGGCTAATGATCCTACTATTGAACGTATCATTACTCCTAGGATTGCTCTGACAACTGCAGAATACTTGGCATATGAATGTGGGAAGCATGTTCTTGTGATATTGACAGATATGAGTTCATATGCTGATGCTCTTCGTGAGGTAtttcctttgaattctttatacaTCATCATCTCATGTTTCTTCATGAGGATGTAGTTGAAACTTGAAGTGGGTTCAATTGTGGGGCTTCATGGtcaaattttgtgattattttttcACATTGCTGGAACTGTGGCATTAATCGGTGCACCAGGTATCTGCTGCTCGAGAAGAAGTCCCTGGAAGGCGTGGATACCCTGGTTATATGTATACAGATCTGGCAACAATCTATGAACGAGCTGGACGTATTGAAGGAAGAAAAGGTTCCATCACACAAATTCCAATTTTGACCATGCCTAATGATGGTAATATTCTACTACTTTGCATCATTATTTTTCACCAACTTTATTgcctacatttttttttgtgaatcaGCATTCCTTTGTTTATTTGAACAGATATTACCCATCCAACTCCTGATTTGACGGGTTATATCACAGAAGGACAAATATATATTGATAGACAGCTTCATAACCGGCAGGTAACACTGACATTCATGCATCATATATTAGTACTTTTAATGAGGGAGAAAGTAAAACTTCCTAATGGTCATGTGCCTCAAGCTTATATAACACTGCCTAGGATATGAGTAAAAGTATCTAATCAGTAGCATGGTAAACAAGATAGCAGATTGAATGTCAAGGTGTTCATATACGTAATTCTGAGTTCCTGTACCACCTGCAGTCATTTCTTGAGTTTTGCCAGGAGGTGCCTTGTGTTCTGCTGCTGCTGTGTTAATGCCCATattaaattgttgaaatcaatgtGATTCATGAACTTGATTTCCTTGAAAAATTATATCTAGTTTTAATAGAATTTTACTATTTCTGTGTTATCTGTCGCTAACAGCTTCCAACATCATTGTTCTTAATGGATATTGGACTAGTAGTTCTGAAATGGATTTTTAAATTTACAGATATACCCACCAATCAATGTGCTTCCATCCTTGTCTCGTTTGATGAAGGTAAGTCCATGGCTTTGTTTGCATGCTCTAATTGACAAAACTATATGAAGAGTTGGGGAGGAAGGAGTATAATATTGGAGTTACTTGTTGCAGAGTGCTATTGGAGAGGGTATGACTAGGAGGGATCACTCAGATGTTTCAAACCAGGTACTGATCAATTGTAGCAGACTGACTAGCAGCTCAATACCCATTTCACTCTTTAATTGTAGACtgaagtattttttattttgttctttatGCATATagcttttgtttttgctttttctAAATGTTTTTCCTTTATTTCCAGCTGTATGCAAATTATGCCATTGGGAAGGATGTCCAAGCAATGAAAGCTGTGGTTGGAGAGGAAGCACTTTCTTCTGAGGACCTGGTTTGCTACTTAACAAAACCCCATTTGTTTACCCCCCTTTCCAGTTTATGTGATTGAGTGTTCAGATAGCTAACACTTATATCTTAAATGTAACAGCTATACCTAGAGTTTCTAGACAAATTTGAGAGGAAGTTTGTTACCCAAGGAGCATATGACACCCGCAACATCTTTCAGTCACTTGATTTAGCATGGACACTCCTCCGAATCTTCCCTAGGGAGCTTCTACACCGTATTCCAGCAAAGACCCTGGATCTATTTTACAACAGGGATGCGG encodes:
- the LOC116029960 gene encoding V-type proton ATPase subunit B 2, encoding MPAQNGIDMEEGTLEIGMEYRTVSGVAGPLVILDKVKGPKYQEIVNIRLGDGTTRRGQVLEVDGEKAVVQVFEGTSGIDNKYTTVQFTGEVLKTPVSLDMLGRIFNGSGKPIDNGPPILPEAYLDISGSSINPSERTYPEEMIQTGISTIDVMNSIARGQKIPLFSAAGLPHNEIAAQICRQAGLVKRLEKSENLLDGGEEDNFAIVFAAMGVNMETAQFFKRDFEENGSMERVTLFLNLANDPTIERIITPRIALTTAEYLAYECGKHVLVILTDMSSYADALREVSAAREEVPGRRGYPGYMYTDLATIYERAGRIEGRKGSITQIPILTMPNDDITHPTPDLTGYITEGQIYIDRQLHNRQIYPPINVLPSLSRLMKSAIGEGMTRRDHSDVSNQLYANYAIGKDVQAMKAVVGEEALSSEDLLYLEFLDKFERKFVTQGAYDTRNIFQSLDLAWTLLRIFPRELLHRIPAKTLDLFYNRDAAS
- the LOC116030808 gene encoding uncharacterized protein LOC116030808, with protein sequence MASSAAPNLHANFGLPVCLSGITHPLPLPLPEEMADHDRRRKAMKTSAAFESKDTSWRSSSAADDQERGNQTSPGDADFASVLRDLASISLGHTAKAA